In the Verrucomicrobiia bacterium genome, one interval contains:
- a CDS encoding heparinase II/III family protein, giving the protein MRTTCFACLTGLLLLAANLPAAAPLPAAPSLPPHPRLLFTARDLPVIQERIAQQPWAQSFFHQLQARADGWLPRAIELPPRGGQWYHYYSCPKHGARLRQEGPSRHVCPVDGEVLTGYPYDDVVLMTEHNRLATAARELGIVYQITRKPAYAAKAREILLAYAAKYESYPLHDIRGEAKIGGGKVGPQTLDESTWLITLLGGADTVWSTLTDAERQQLTTGLLLPATRLIREHKMGIHNIQCWKNSAVGMTGLLLGDMALVDEALHGPSGFHAQMARGVSADGPWYENAWGYHFYTMAALAPLAEAAFHCGIPLYGPEFKRMFDAPLRLCMPDFQLPAFNDSHTVSVLQAAHLYELAWARYQDPAYAVILSRYPRQSEHALLAGRTELGPPRDFAPRSGNHPATGNAVLCAGTGTNALWLCLDYGPHGGGHGHPDKLAFVSWTLGRIQAPDPGTANYGVPIQAGWYRTTIAHNTLTVDETSQRPAEGKCEAFFATNDLAAVTAVAGDIYDGVTFRRTIALLGRQHLLFLDQVSAAREHTLDFAYYNHGQLEPPPGAQPFSPPQKPGYSYWRDTRSLTRDQGLRLRWTVGPGQTLHWVSAPAGRPLTYLTGTGVGAHTEDRVPMVVTRLQAREAALAWAVAVNTPEPPQVELLPVSNAAGQAVPGNLALAARLRDGPRTWLVVVNATGTPLRVLGQELPARLTLLTEAPGQPLRRQAEANGP; this is encoded by the coding sequence ATGCGCACCACCTGCTTTGCCTGCCTGACCGGCCTGCTCCTGCTGGCCGCCAACCTTCCAGCCGCCGCCCCGCTGCCCGCCGCCCCATCCCTGCCGCCGCATCCGCGCCTGCTGTTCACCGCCCGGGATTTGCCGGTGATTCAGGAGCGCATCGCGCAGCAACCATGGGCCCAATCTTTTTTCCACCAGTTGCAGGCGCGGGCCGACGGCTGGCTCCCGCGCGCCATCGAGCTCCCACCGCGCGGCGGCCAGTGGTATCATTATTACTCCTGCCCCAAACACGGCGCCCGCCTGCGCCAGGAAGGCCCCTCCCGCCATGTCTGCCCGGTGGATGGCGAGGTGCTCACCGGTTATCCCTATGACGATGTAGTCTTGATGACCGAGCACAACCGCCTGGCCACGGCCGCCCGCGAGCTGGGCATCGTTTATCAAATCACCCGCAAACCCGCCTATGCCGCCAAGGCCCGGGAAATCCTGCTCGCCTACGCCGCCAAATATGAAAGCTATCCGCTGCACGACATCCGCGGCGAAGCCAAAATTGGCGGCGGCAAGGTGGGCCCCCAAACGCTGGATGAATCCACCTGGCTGATCACGCTCCTGGGCGGCGCCGATACCGTCTGGAGCACCCTCACCGACGCCGAGCGCCAGCAGCTCACCACCGGACTGCTCCTCCCCGCCACCCGCCTCATCCGTGAACACAAGATGGGCATCCACAACATTCAATGCTGGAAAAACTCCGCCGTGGGCATGACCGGCCTCTTGTTGGGCGACATGGCGCTGGTGGACGAGGCCCTCCACGGCCCCAGCGGCTTTCACGCGCAAATGGCCCGGGGCGTCAGCGCCGACGGCCCCTGGTATGAAAATGCCTGGGGCTACCATTTCTACACCATGGCCGCCCTGGCGCCGCTGGCCGAGGCGGCCTTTCATTGCGGCATCCCTCTCTACGGCCCCGAGTTCAAACGCATGTTTGACGCGCCGTTGCGCCTCTGCATGCCGGACTTCCAACTGCCCGCCTTCAATGACTCGCACACCGTCTCCGTCCTCCAGGCCGCCCACCTCTACGAGCTGGCCTGGGCGCGCTACCAGGACCCGGCCTACGCCGTGATCTTGAGCCGCTACCCCCGCCAATCCGAGCACGCCCTGCTGGCCGGACGCACTGAACTCGGTCCCCCCCGCGACTTCGCGCCCCGCAGCGGCAACCACCCCGCCACCGGCAACGCCGTGCTCTGCGCCGGCACCGGCACCAACGCCCTCTGGCTCTGCCTCGACTACGGCCCCCACGGCGGCGGACACGGGCACCCGGACAAACTGGCCTTTGTGAGCTGGACCCTGGGCCGCATTCAAGCCCCCGACCCCGGCACCGCCAACTACGGCGTGCCCATCCAGGCCGGCTGGTACCGCACCACCATCGCCCACAACACCCTCACCGTGGATGAAACCTCCCAGCGCCCCGCCGAAGGCAAATGCGAGGCGTTCTTCGCCACCAACGACCTCGCCGCCGTGACGGCCGTCGCGGGCGACATCTACGACGGCGTGACCTTTCGCCGCACCATCGCCCTCCTCGGCCGCCAACATCTGCTGTTTCTGGATCAGGTCTCCGCGGCCCGCGAGCACACCCTCGACTTCGCCTATTACAACCACGGCCAACTGGAGCCGCCGCCCGGGGCGCAACCGTTCTCGCCCCCGCAGAAACCGGGCTACAGCTATTGGCGGGACACCCGCAGCCTCACCCGCGACCAGGGCCTCCGCCTCCGTTGGACGGTGGGCCCCGGCCAGACCCTGCACTGGGTCTCCGCCCCGGCCGGCCGTCCCCTCACCTACCTCACCGGCACCGGCGTGGGGGCGCACACCGAAGACCGCGTGCCCATGGTGGTCACCCGGCTCCAAGCCCGCGAGGCCGCGCTCGCCTGGGCGGTGGCCGTCAACACCCCGGAGCCGCCCCAGGTGGAACTGCTGCCCGTCTCCAACGCCGCCGGCCAGGCCGTGCCAGGAAACCTGGCCCTCGCCGCGCGGCTGCGGGACGGCCCGCGCACCTGGCTCGTGGTGGTCAATGCCACAGGGACGCCGCTCCGCGTCCTCGGACAGGAGCTCCCCGCCCGCCTGACCCTCCTGACGGAAGCCCCCGGACAACCGCTGCGCCGACAGGCTGAAGCCAACGGCCCGTAA
- a CDS encoding tetratricopeptide repeat protein: MSSWRRCLTLWLGVLLAASLLASPEEQYVRVYDLIQQGDQLMESGRGAEALPKYRLALQELQRLQANFPGWNDKVVTYRLNYLNGKIKALAEQTPAAPAPPAAPPSPTPAPAPAAPAPSPAPIPPATAEELETLRAQVKQLQSDRLLLEAKLREALSAQPAGADPRELARAEERIRNLEKERDLLQVTLQQEKDRAARAVPPEKLNELQRALKETQQRLDKQQEQTAALQKEREQLRAQLQEQQSRGKGQAEASRTALAEAEQKLARAQEAMDNLRREKTAVEQQLVEARAQLAAAPTAEDLRKSQDALAEVRRLLQTAEADAATARAERQAEAENARQLARQLETFKEQLARQSAAAEQLAREKEALQKQVAEEQAKAGNKVDPAELKKAQEALAATQKKLEETTTQMAALQKEKEALQESLKKQTPENALARSYEAENLSLKKQLFELQQRLQALLPQVEQGGAELERARQQQAALQSALEALKQEKELLARQLQQATNAPPPQDPRLAEAEKQLAALQQKAAALQEQTATLQREREVLQSARQDLEKRLKATQTEYERLRAQDMERLRRLEQELLAAQQTQQEREQQLAALKKEQQILETRLAALLSEKERASSSKSRDNRRLKELENEREQLQKKLNETQRDLYALRQRATAADDLNRQMLSLRARLEAYEIKRVPLSPEELALLKAPPTRPQPPAKPTKADAALTQVFLEARRHAEAGRLPEAEQKLAGAARQPNPSLQALHQLAAVQLDQKKLAEAEQTIQQGLAADAQHAGLLYQLGILRFEQGRLDDAIAALGQSLKSDPQRADVYNYLGFVLGKKGLVRESESAFRKALQLDASLASAHLNLAWVYAHQQPPSPALAQWHYQKALAGGAAPHPELEAKLKALTAQP; encoded by the coding sequence ATGAGCAGTTGGCGTAGATGTTTGACCTTGTGGCTGGGCGTGCTGCTGGCGGCCAGCCTTCTGGCCAGCCCGGAGGAGCAGTACGTCCGGGTTTATGATCTCATTCAACAGGGCGATCAACTCATGGAAAGCGGCCGGGGCGCCGAAGCCCTGCCCAAGTACCGCCTGGCCCTGCAGGAATTGCAGCGCCTGCAGGCCAATTTCCCCGGCTGGAATGACAAGGTGGTCACCTACCGCCTGAATTACTTGAACGGCAAAATCAAGGCCCTCGCCGAGCAAACCCCGGCCGCGCCCGCGCCGCCCGCTGCGCCGCCGTCTCCCACCCCCGCCCCGGCACCCGCCGCTCCCGCCCCTTCTCCTGCGCCCATCCCGCCGGCCACCGCTGAAGAATTGGAAACCCTGCGCGCCCAGGTCAAACAACTGCAGAGTGACCGGCTGCTGCTGGAGGCCAAATTGCGCGAAGCCCTCTCCGCCCAGCCGGCCGGCGCGGACCCCCGCGAACTGGCCCGCGCCGAGGAGCGCATCCGCAACCTGGAAAAAGAACGGGATCTCCTGCAGGTCACCTTGCAACAGGAAAAAGACCGTGCCGCCCGGGCCGTGCCGCCCGAAAAACTCAACGAGCTGCAGCGCGCCCTCAAAGAAACCCAGCAACGCCTCGACAAACAACAGGAGCAGACCGCCGCCCTCCAAAAGGAGCGCGAACAACTGCGCGCCCAATTGCAGGAACAACAATCCCGCGGCAAAGGCCAGGCCGAAGCCTCCCGCACCGCCCTGGCCGAGGCCGAGCAGAAACTGGCCCGCGCCCAGGAGGCCATGGACAACCTCCGCCGCGAAAAAACCGCCGTCGAACAACAACTGGTGGAGGCCCGGGCGCAACTGGCCGCCGCCCCCACCGCCGAAGACCTCCGCAAATCCCAGGACGCCCTGGCCGAAGTCCGCCGCCTGCTGCAAACCGCCGAAGCCGACGCCGCCACCGCCCGGGCCGAGCGCCAGGCCGAGGCGGAAAACGCCCGGCAACTGGCCCGGCAGCTCGAGACGTTCAAAGAACAGCTTGCCCGCCAAAGCGCCGCCGCCGAACAACTGGCGCGGGAAAAGGAGGCCCTGCAAAAACAAGTGGCCGAAGAACAGGCCAAAGCCGGCAACAAGGTGGATCCCGCCGAGTTGAAAAAGGCCCAGGAGGCCCTCGCCGCCACCCAGAAGAAACTGGAGGAAACCACCACGCAAATGGCGGCGCTGCAGAAGGAAAAAGAGGCCCTGCAGGAAAGTTTGAAAAAGCAAACCCCGGAGAACGCGCTGGCCCGCTCCTACGAAGCCGAAAACCTCAGCCTGAAAAAACAGTTGTTTGAGCTTCAGCAGCGGCTCCAGGCCCTCCTCCCGCAGGTGGAACAGGGCGGCGCCGAACTGGAACGCGCCCGCCAGCAGCAGGCCGCCCTGCAGTCCGCCCTCGAAGCATTGAAGCAGGAAAAGGAGCTGCTCGCCCGCCAGCTTCAGCAGGCCACCAACGCCCCGCCGCCCCAGGACCCGCGGCTGGCGGAGGCCGAAAAACAACTGGCCGCCCTCCAACAAAAGGCCGCCGCGCTGCAGGAGCAGACCGCCACCCTCCAGCGCGAGCGCGAGGTCCTGCAATCCGCCCGGCAGGATTTGGAAAAGCGGCTCAAAGCCACCCAGACCGAATACGAGCGCCTGCGCGCTCAGGATATGGAACGCCTCCGCCGCCTCGAACAGGAACTGCTGGCCGCCCAACAAACCCAGCAGGAGCGCGAGCAGCAACTGGCCGCCCTGAAAAAGGAACAGCAAATCCTGGAAACCCGCCTCGCCGCCCTCCTCTCCGAAAAAGAGCGCGCCTCCAGCAGCAAAAGCCGTGACAACCGCCGGCTCAAGGAGCTGGAAAATGAGCGCGAGCAGCTCCAGAAAAAACTCAATGAAACCCAGCGCGATTTGTACGCCCTCCGCCAGCGCGCCACCGCCGCCGACGATTTGAACCGGCAGATGCTCTCCCTGCGCGCCCGCCTGGAGGCCTATGAAATCAAACGTGTCCCCCTCAGCCCCGAAGAGCTGGCCCTGTTAAAAGCCCCGCCCACCCGCCCCCAGCCGCCCGCCAAGCCCACCAAGGCCGACGCCGCCCTGACCCAGGTCTTCCTCGAAGCCCGCCGGCACGCCGAGGCGGGCCGCCTCCCCGAAGCGGAGCAGAAACTGGCCGGCGCCGCCCGCCAGCCCAACCCCAGCCTGCAGGCCCTGCATCAACTGGCGGCCGTCCAGCTTGACCAGAAAAAGCTGGCGGAAGCCGAGCAGACCATTCAACAAGGCCTCGCCGCCGACGCCCAGCACGCCGGCCTGCTTTATCAGTTGGGCATTCTGCGTTTTGAGCAGGGGCGCCTCGACGACGCCATCGCCGCCCTCGGCCAGTCGCTCAAGAGCGATCCCCAGCGCGCCGACGTGTACAATTACCTCGGCTTCGTGCTGGGCAAAAAGGGCCTGGTGCGCGAATCCGAAAGCGCCTTTCGCAAGGCCCTGCAACTCGACGCCTCCCTCGCCTCCGCCCACCTGAATCTCGCGTGGGTCTATGCCCATCAACAACCCCCCTCCCCCGCCCTGGCCCAGTGGCATTACCAAAAAGCCCTCGCCGGCGGCGCGGCCCCGCACCCGGAACTGGAGGCCAAACTCAAAGCCTTGACCGCGCAACCTTGA
- a CDS encoding secondary thiamine-phosphate synthase enzyme YjbQ, with protein sequence MLRQELHELTVPTRGRGFYEFTDEVAALVRRSGLTTGLATLHLQHTSASLLIQENADPEVRRDLERFMARLAPDGDPLFRHTCEGDDDMPAHVRTALTAVNLSIPIVAGRLALGTWQGIYLWEHRYASHRRRVVVHLLGE encoded by the coding sequence ATGCTGCGCCAGGAATTGCATGAACTGACCGTGCCCACCCGCGGCCGCGGCTTTTATGAGTTCACCGACGAAGTGGCCGCGCTGGTGCGGCGCAGCGGCCTCACCACCGGCCTGGCCACCCTGCATCTGCAGCACACCTCCGCCTCGCTGCTCATCCAGGAAAATGCCGACCCCGAAGTGCGCCGCGACCTGGAGCGCTTCATGGCCCGGCTCGCCCCCGATGGCGATCCCCTTTTCCGCCACACCTGCGAAGGGGATGACGACATGCCCGCCCACGTCCGCACCGCGCTCACGGCGGTCAACCTGAGCATTCCCATCGTGGCGGGGCGGCTCGCCCTGGGCACCTGGCAGGGCATTTACCTCTGGGAGCACCGTTACGCCTCGCACCGCCGCCGCGTAGTGGTGCATCTGCTCGGCGAGTAA
- a CDS encoding SMP-30/gluconolactonase/LRE family protein, whose protein sequence is MKPALSLPALGLVLLTALALNAAESKIIAPGAKLELLADGFKFTEGPAADAEGNVYFTDQPNDRIMKWSVDGRLSTFLQPCGRANGLYFDLNGHLLACADEKNELWSIDKNGQHTVLVKDYQGKLLNGPNDLWVHPKGWIYFTDPLYKRPYWKRGDMEQDGQHVYRVSADRKTVTRVINDLRQPNGIIGTPDGRTLYVADIGARRTYVYDLDANGQPTNKRLFCELGSDGMTLDNEGNVYLTGRGVSVFDKNGQKIEQIDVPKGWTANVTFGGRERNLLFITASDAVYGLKMRVKGAQ, encoded by the coding sequence ATGAAACCTGCATTGTCCCTCCCTGCCCTGGGTCTGGTCCTCCTGACGGCCCTGGCCCTGAATGCCGCCGAAAGCAAAATCATCGCCCCCGGCGCCAAGCTGGAGCTGCTGGCAGATGGTTTCAAATTCACCGAAGGCCCCGCCGCCGATGCCGAAGGCAACGTGTATTTCACCGATCAACCCAACGACCGCATCATGAAATGGAGCGTGGACGGCCGGCTTTCCACCTTCCTGCAGCCCTGCGGCCGCGCCAATGGCCTTTATTTTGACCTGAACGGCCATTTGCTGGCCTGCGCTGATGAAAAAAACGAGCTGTGGTCCATTGACAAAAACGGCCAGCACACCGTGCTGGTCAAGGATTACCAGGGCAAGCTCCTCAACGGCCCCAATGACCTCTGGGTTCATCCCAAGGGCTGGATTTATTTCACCGACCCCCTCTACAAGCGCCCCTACTGGAAGCGGGGCGACATGGAGCAGGACGGCCAGCACGTTTATCGGGTCAGCGCCGACCGCAAAACCGTCACGCGCGTGATTAATGATCTCCGCCAGCCCAATGGCATCATCGGCACCCCCGACGGCCGGACGCTCTACGTCGCCGACATCGGCGCCCGCCGCACCTATGTCTATGACCTGGATGCCAACGGCCAGCCCACCAACAAACGCCTCTTTTGCGAGCTGGGCTCCGATGGCATGACCCTCGACAACGAAGGCAATGTCTATCTCACCGGCCGCGGCGTCAGTGTCTTCGACAAAAACGGCCAGAAAATTGAACAGATTGACGTGCCCAAAGGCTGGACCGCCAATGTCACCTTCGGCGGCCGGGAGCGCAACCTCCTCTTCATCACCGCCAGCGATGCCGTTTATGGCCTGAAAATGCGCGTCAAGGGCGCCCAGTAA